TCGGGCTGTACCGGCCATTCACCACCGTCTGGGCGGTTCCAGTCTTCCCCGCCAGACCATATCCACGCAGGCGCGCAGCATGTGGAATCCCGTCGTTGATGACATGGTGCAGCAATTCATCCATCGCGTGGGCAGTGGCGGGCGAGAGGAGGCGACGGGCAGGTGCCGACGCCTGGCCCAGGATCAGGGTGGGTGGAACATACACCCCGTCGTTCGCAATCGTGTTGAACGCCGCCGCAAATTGCACAGTGGTGGTCGTGACCCCCTGACCAAAGGCGTTGGTGGCCAGACCGATCTCACCCCACGTGGGTGAGGGATTGAGGCGGCCCTGCGCCGCGAATGTCCCGAGCGCAGGCAAGGGTTGGCCGATCCCAAACCGTACCAGGACGTCATGCAGCCGCGCTGCCGTCAGCGCCTGAGCGATGAGCGACATCCCGACATTGCTGGAGTACCGCAAGATGCCCTGCACGGTGAGCTGCCCTGGATGGGGTACTGCGTCATGGATGGTAAACCGCCCGACACGCCGGCTCATCGGTGTGTCGTAAACGGCCTCGGGACGGGTCAGGTGGGCGTCGAGGGCGGCTGCGACCACCAGGGCCTTCATTTCGCTGCCGGGTTCATAGGCATCCTGGAAAGCCCGGTTACGCCAGGTCTGCATCGTCGTGTCCTTCCAGTGGTTGGGGTCAGCCAGCGCGTCGTTGGCGGCGGCGAGAATGGCACCTGTTCGGCTGTTGAGCACGATGATGGCACCACCGCTCGCGTCATGTTCCTTCACGGCCGCCCGGAGGTTGGCCTCCGCACTGACCTGGATGGCAGGAACGATGGTCAGGTGGAGATCCTCGCCGCGGGCCAGGCGGGCTTCCTGTGAGGCTTCCAGCCCCGAGAGGCCCCCATCCGTACCAGTGAAACCCACCAGTGCACCCGCAAGCGTGCCCTGCGGGTAGCGCCGCCGTCCGTTCACTGTCGTAGCCAGAACTGTGTCGTCTGCGGCGAGAATCTGCCCACGTGCCGGTCGCGCGGCTGGCTTGATGGCGCTGCTGGGAGGGCCCAGACTCAGGGCGATGAACGCGACCAGCAACAGACTGAACGAGAGGAGACCGATGCCGCGCATCACGCGCCAGCGCTGGTTCGGTGGAATGACCAGCGTGCGCCCGGGGGAGGCGGTGAACCTCACCCTCGTCCGAGCTGGGGCGCCTTAAGTAAGGGTCTGAAGGGGTGCGGGGTGGCGAGGCAGGTGAGGAAGAGCAGTGAGGGCATATATTCTCCGGAACCACGATACGCCCGGGTGCCGTTCGGGGCGCTCTTGGCGCATACCAGGGCAGTGGAGTGCACCCCCGACCCCGGGCCACGAGCCAAGACACTTCGCCCTGGTCAGCCGCTACGCTGACCACATCGCGAAGGAGCCCGCATGCCCGGACGTCAGCACAGCCGAGAGTTCAAACTGGAAGTGGTCAGCCAGGTCAACATAGGCCAGCGCAGCACTGCTCAGCTCTGCCGCGAACTGAAGTTGCTAGGGTTTCGTGGAGTGGGAGTTCAGGCTGATCCACTCTGGAGCTCACGATGTCCTCTCAACGCCAGGAATTTTCCGCCGAGTTCAAACGAGAAGCCGTCCAACTGGTCTTGTCGACTGGGAAAAGCTGCGCACAGATTGCCCGCGTCCTTGGCGTGCCGCCCCACTACGTGGTGCGCTGGAAGCAGCGTCACGAGCAGCAGATCGCCACAGGACGCCCCGCATTCGCGGGGCGTGGGATCGCAGCACTCAGTGCCCAGGAGACTCGCACCAAGCAGTTGGAACGCGAACTGGACATTACCCGACAGGAGCGGGACATCCTGAAAAAAGCGCTGGCCTTCTTCGCGAAAAACAGCTGATCTACGCGTTCATTCAGGCACATCAGGGCGAGTTTTCAGCCGCTCGGATGTGCCGGGTGCTGCAGGTCAGTGCCAGTGGGTTTTACGCGTGGCGAGGAAGGCCTGAAAGTCGACGTGCTAGGAACGACCGCGCCTTGACGCTCAAGATCACGACCTGTCATGAAGAGAGCCGATCCACCTACGGCACACCCCGGATCAAGGCGTCGCTGGCATCCCAGGGGGAGGTGGTCAGTCGTCAGCGGATTGGTCGGCTGATGAAGGCAGCGAACCTCAAGGTTCGCTGCAAGCGGAAGTTCCGGACGACCACGCGCTCGAACCCCGCGCTGCCAGTCGCCTCGAATCTCCTGAACCGTGACTTCACCGCGAGCAAGCCGAATCAGAAATGGGTGACGGACATCACCTACTTGCCCACCACTGACGGGTGGCTCTACCTGGCCACGGTGTTGGACTTGTATTCCCGGCGAATTGTCGGCTGGGCAATGAACGAGCGACTCATGACTCCACTGGTGCTGGAGGCGCTGGCCATGGCGCGGCAGGCCAGACGGCCCGCCGCTGGGCTGGTGCACCACTCAGATCGAGGAAGCCAGTACGCGAGTGAGGTGTACCGGCAGGCGTTGAATCGCTTGGAGGCGGTGCAGAGCATGAGTCGTGCGGGAGATTGCTGGGACAATGCCGTGCAGGAAAGCTTTTTCTCGACGCTGAAGATGGAACTCGACCTGCACAAGGCACGAGGAACTCGTGCCGAGACGCGTACGGAGGTCTTTGAATGGATTGAGGTGTTCTACAACCGTCAGCGCCGCCACTCGGCGCTGGGATACCACTCGCCTGTCGCCTTCAAAGAACGAACGGTCAACCTCAACTGAGCCTCCACAGAACCCTTGCAATCCCAAGTAGAGAGAATCCGGGAGTGTCTACGTCACAGATCCTAGGGGAGCCCGTCCGCAGTCTGGCAGACGAGTTCCTGGCCGTTCCCACCACGTCCTCCCAACAGCGCAGCCTGCAGGCTGCGCTGTTCATGTTTCTGGACACCGCGACCAGAACGGCGCTTCACCGCGTCGACTTGGTCAGTACAAGTACCCTGAGCCGCCTTCTGAACGAATATTCCTGGGATACGTCCCAGGGCTGGACGATCCTGCTCCAGGTTCAGTGGGACGCCCTGCATATGGCAGCGAAACGCAAACATCGGCCACTCTTGCAGCTGAGTGTCGAGCTGACCCGCATCGAAAAGAAGGGCAGCACGCTGCCCTTCGTCCGCGTGTTCAACAGAGTCCACAGCATCCATCTCGTCGTGCTGTTCGCTGAGTACGGTGCGGTGAAGTTCCCGGTGGGCGACCGCGTGTACAAAAGCAAAGGGACAGCGACCCTAATCACCTTGGCCCGTGAACTGCTGCGGACTGTCCCAGACGATATCCGACATCGATTCCGGATCCGTGTGCTCGCAAACAGGGGCCAGGGAGCCGCTGTCTTTTTCGATGAGGTGCGGCAGCGTGGCGTCGAGTTCGTGGTGGGCGTCCGGCAGACCCTGCACCCCGGGATCGTCACGGTGGCCGACTGTCTGCATAGCGGATACGTCGAGTAGAAGAACTGGCCCCATGACACGCTGTCGCTGGGCCAACTGAGCGTGGAGACCGAACATGTCATGCCGTGTCTTCAGAACTGCTGGACGGCGACGAGGGTGTCCCCGAAGGCGCGAAACGCTGGAACGAGGAATCTTTCTTTAAGGAGGGCAAGCATCAGTTTGGGCTGGCACAGTTCGCGTTGCGAACTGCTGTGGGACTGGATCGATGGGTGTTGCTGGTGTTTCTCGCCTGGACGCTGGCGATCCTGCACCGCGAGGTCGGGATGACTCTGGAGGCGTGTGCCGCG
This genomic interval from Deinococcus metalli contains the following:
- a CDS encoding peptidoglycan D,D-transpeptidase FtsI family protein, coding for MRFTASPGRTLVIPPNQRWRVMRGIGLLSFSLLLVAFIALSLGPPSSAIKPAARPARGQILAADDTVLATTVNGRRRYPQGTLAGALVGFTGTDGGLSGLEASQEARLARGEDLHLTIVPAIQVSAEANLRAAVKEHDASGGAIIVLNSRTGAILAAANDALADPNHWKDTTMQTWRNRAFQDAYEPGSEMKALVVAAALDAHLTRPEAVYDTPMSRRVGRFTIHDAVPHPGQLTVQGILRYSSNVGMSLIAQALTAARLHDVLVRFGIGQPLPALGTFAAQGRLNPSPTWGEIGLATNAFGQGVTTTTVQFAAAFNTIANDGVYVPPTLILGQASAPARRLLSPATAHAMDELLHHVINDGIPHAARLRGYGLAGKTGTAQTVVNGRYSPTEYNSTFTGFFPADAPQYTISVTLFRARTRYQGSQAAAPTFRSVAAAVASNSGMAPVQPGRR